The following proteins are encoded in a genomic region of Tenacibaculum sp. 190524A05c:
- a CDS encoding type IX secretion system membrane protein PorP/SprF: protein MNSIVTYKFLILIILFKVGVLFSQQDPQYTQYMYNTMSVNPAYAGSNNHTVITALGRTQWVGLDGAPDSQTFSYDTAIGYSGVGLGISITNDRIGPSSEIYLDANVSYTIRTSNDGNLAFGLKLGGRHLGIDWSKGTALQQERIFEGNISKFLPTIGAGIYFYKSNWYLGAAIPNFLRTDHYDDTVATTSFGSGDLAEERLHFFGIAGYVFDLSETLKFKPATLVKVVNGAPLSLDVSANFLFNEKFAAGLAWRWDDSISALLGLQATKNLNIGFAYDLTTSNYSNYNSGTYELMLRWDIFRERVFKSPRFF, encoded by the coding sequence ATGAATAGCATAGTAACATATAAATTTTTAATACTCATTATCTTATTTAAGGTTGGAGTATTATTCTCACAACAAGATCCTCAGTATACGCAGTATATGTATAACACGATGAGTGTTAACCCTGCTTATGCTGGATCTAATAATCATACAGTGATTACTGCCTTAGGCCGAACACAATGGGTTGGTTTAGATGGTGCACCAGATTCACAAACATTTAGTTACGATACTGCGATAGGTTATAGTGGAGTAGGATTAGGTATTAGTATTACTAATGATAGGATTGGTCCCTCGAGTGAGATTTATTTAGATGCCAATGTTTCTTATACAATTCGTACGAGTAATGATGGTAATTTAGCCTTTGGATTAAAGTTAGGAGGTCGTCATTTAGGAATTGATTGGAGTAAAGGAACGGCTCTTCAGCAAGAGCGTATTTTTGAGGGTAATATCAGTAAGTTCTTACCTACAATTGGAGCTGGGATTTATTTTTATAAATCAAATTGGTATCTTGGTGCCGCAATTCCGAACTTTCTACGGACAGATCATTACGACGATACTGTTGCTACGACGAGTTTTGGGAGCGGAGATTTAGCTGAGGAGCGCTTACACTTTTTTGGTATCGCGGGTTATGTATTTGACTTAAGTGAGACGTTAAAGTTCAAGCCAGCTACATTAGTTAAGGTGGTGAACGGGGCACCATTATCATTAGATGTTTCGGCTAACTTTTTATTTAATGAGAAGTTTGCTGCAGGATTAGCATGGAGGTGGGACGACTCCATCAGTGCTTTATTAGGGTTACAAGCAACAAAGAACTTAAACATAGGTTTTGCATATGATTTGACTACGTCAAATTATAGCAATTATAATTCGGGAACATATGAGCTTATGTTACGTTGGGATATATTCAGGGAACGCGTGTTTAAA